The genome window CGGGTTCAATGCGGGTCAGCGCTTGGGCGATCGCCAACAGTTGGGCCGGGTCACTGGGCAAGGGATTGAGCAGCCCTCTCAACCGTTGGCTCACTTCCGCTTTGGGCAGGCTACCCAAGCGGCTTTCCAAGGCCAGCAGTTGCAGGTTCAATATCCGATCGTTGGGATTTTGCTGCACCAGTTGTCGGAACAGCGCCAGCGCCGTCTGCTCCTGCCCCCGAATGCCGCTCAGCACATCCGCCACTTCCCGAATTAACGACGGGGAAGGATTGGGGGTCGCTTGCAACACCTGCTGGTAAAGAGTTGCAGCCTCCGCTTGCAAGTCAGGACGGGCCTGCTGCCGACCAATTTCGTTTAAGGCTCGGGCTAGGGGAAGACGGGCTTCGTCGCGGCCTCGCAGGGGATCTAAGGTCGCTAATGCCTGCGCCGCTTGCTGGTTGGCGAGATAGGCTTGGGCCAGTTCCGATCGCACTTGGATGGCGTAGTCATTCAACTGTTTCGGTAACTGAGCCTCCAGGACTTGCACGGCTTTGCTGGGATTGCCCGTTTCCCGCAGGGCTCGCCCATAGGCGATCGTGGCGTTCCCCGTAATGGCCTTACCGGACACCTGGCGATATTGCTCAAACAGTTCCAGCCCCCGTTGGGAATTACCGCTGTAGGTGTAAATTTGCGCCGCCCCCAGCAACACATCCGCCGTCGGTTTACCCGCCCGCAACACCTGCTCATAGTCCGCCAGGGATTCACTAAATTTTCCCTGGTAACCGTAGAGCAACGCCCGCTGGGCCCGAGCTTCCAGATCGTTGGGTTGCAGGGCCAGCAGTTGGGTCAGGGCTTCGATCCCCTTGGCTTGCCACTCCGGCTTGAATCCTCCCAAAATCCCGATACTGCGCAGCGCCAAAACGTTTTTCGGATCTTGATCCAAGACCTTTTGGTAGGCCGCAAAGGCTTGGACATCCTTGCCCGCCCGCCGGTAGGCGATCGCCAGTCCTAACTTAGCCTCGGTGGAATTGGGATAGCGCTGAATGGCCTGTTGAAAGGTGGCGATCGCCTGATCGACCAAGCCTTGACTCAGTTGGGTATAGCCCTGCCGCACTTCAGTGGGAACGGCTTCTGATTGGGCGACAACGGTTTCCGCAGCCGGTGCTTTGGATGAAGCATTGGTGGTTTGCGCGATCGCGGAGCTAATGGTCAGGCATGGCAGGAGCGGCAATCCAACCAGAATTGCCAAACATGAGGTTGTCCAGGAAACCCGGTGGCTCTGCCCCGGGGGCTGCCCTGTGGAATGGGAAAGTGTCATCGAATCCCTAGCCTAAATCTCTTAAGGTCAGTTATTGAAGGAAAGCCAGCCCATGTGCCCACCCAGAGTCTTCACTGCTTGAGAGTATTGACTGCCCTCGTCTTGACTAGCGCTTAAGTCAAAAAAATTATCTCAGTTAACCAGAATGGGCATCAGGGGTTGGGTGACAGTTGGCGTATTGCTTTGGCGTATTGCTATAGAGGCGGTAATCGGCGGATGGCGTCGTACTACAACTAGAGCATTCCAGCTAGAGCATTCCAGCTAGAGCATTACGGTTGATTGACTAAACCTTTTGGGGTGATATCAAATTCCGTTTTCAGCCGGAACCCAGCCACGATGTCGGAAAAATCATTGCGCCCTTGCAACGAGAAGCCTAGGCGTAGGTTGGGCAAGAAACGGAAGTCGTAAAACACCTCTAGGGCATCCGGTTTACGTTCACCAGCTTTGGCTCGAAGTTTTTCGTTCGAGAGCCCACGACCGTAGGCCACCCCTAGCCGATCGTCCTGGGAAAAGACATCCAGGAAGCTAATTCCACCGCTAAAGGTGTCGCCCCCTTCGCCCAGATCGATGTTGTTGTAACGTCCGTAGCGGGCAAAGGCTCCCATCTTGCTGCCGGGGAAGAAAATTTCTGCGTTCACGCCGTAGGCTTCCTCGCGATCGCCGCGAATCACGCCGCTTTGGCCATTATCTCTCGGCAGTTCAAAAATACCCGCTGGCCCATCCTTGGATCCCGCTTCCCGGCCCGTGGCATAGGTTCCGCGAATAATCGTATTGCCATAGCGCAGCCCCAATTCCCCGGCGAAACCGTCAAAGGTAAAGTCACCTAAGCCCCTAGCTGACGAAAAGGCCGCCGCCTTCGCTTCGATATTGTCGGTCAAGTTCCAGTTCACCAATAGACCTGGGCGGGAAGACAACCCCACCGCAGACAGGGCGGGATTGGTTTGGAAAATTGAGTTAAAGAAATGGGATGCGCCATCTTTCGCAAAGCTGTTGCGATCGAAATAGGAAGTTAAATCCAGTTGACCCACGGAAAACCGTAGATTAGGAATTTCCGGCAGGGAAGTTGCTAGAAACAGTTCATTCACGTTAAACCCATCATTGGGGGTATCCGTGAAGGCATTGCCGGTGCTGAGGTCAAGGCTGGCCCCAAACAACACCCGCGAACTCAGGGGATAGATCCCTTGTAAACGGGCGCGCGCAGAACTTTCATCCGCTTGAAAGAGATACGTTCCTTGCAGTGTCAGTTTGGGTTGCGTCAACGCCGTACTGCGGAATAGGGGGCGATTGGCCGTTTGCAATTTCTGGGCCGCCCCCGGTTCCAGCAGCACCCCTTCCCGATCGACGGGTGCGCGCAGCGGTTGGTTCGTGATTGTTCCCTGCTGGGCCAAGGCGGGAGCCCCGTAAATGCCTGGATTGACCTGCTGCACATTCACGGGCGCAGAAAGGGGCGAAATGATCCCGATCGACGGCATGGGTTGGACATAGCCCATTTGTGGAATGACCGGATAGGCGGTAGTCACCGGTGCTCCTGGTGCCATCGGTGCTCCTGGTGCCATCGGTATTGCCGGAGCCATTGGCATGACAGGTGGCGATTGCATGAGGTAGGGATTTGCCATCGCTGGATAGCCATAACCTGGGGCGGGATAGGCACCAGGCACACCGGGATACAGGGGATAACCACTGGGAGGCATCCCCATGGGGTAAGCATTCTGAGCAAGCCCTAATGGAGCCGTCGGATACGGGGGGGTGCCCACGGGATAGGCTCCTACCGGATAGCCGTAGGGATTGGGAGGGGCAGCGGGGGCAGCGGCATAGGCTGGTGGCGCATAGGCTGGTGGTGCATAGGCTGATGGCGCATAGTTCCCTGGCATGGCTCCATAGGGATAACCCATGGGGACTTGGGCAAGATTCGGCGCGATCGGATTCGGTGCAATTGCCGTTGCTGGGCCACCCATGGGGGCTGGATAGGCATAGCCGCTGGGCAAAGATGAGGCAACCCCAGAAGGAATAGGCGTCGCGGGCACAGGCAAGCGATTTACATTGAGGGCTCCAGCAGTTTGGACGTAGGGGTTGGGTTGGGAATAGGGGGTCTGGGGATAGGGCTGGGCAGCGGGATAGGGCGAGAAAGAGCGATCGCCCATTGGCTGACCGTAACCCGTCGGTTGGCCGTAACCCATTGGCTGACCGTAACCCGTCGGTTGGCCGTAACCCATTGGCTGACCGTAACCCATTGGCTGACCGTAACCCATCGGCTGACCGTAACCCATCGGTTGGCCATAACCCATCGGTTGGCCATAGGGATAGGCAGGGACACCGGTTGGATAGGAATAGCCGCCCATGGGCAAGCCAGGATTGACGCTGGGCAGAATGGGATTCGGCAGAGCGTAACGCCCGTTAGCAGGAGGCATGGGTGTTGGAGACGGTTGACCGATCGCCTGAGCCACGAGCAAAGGTTGAGGTGTCGTGGTTAGGTTAACGGCCTGCACATTAGCGGGTCGGTTAACAACTAAAAAGGCC of Alkalinema sp. FACHB-956 contains these proteins:
- a CDS encoding tetratricopeptide repeat protein; the encoded protein is MAILVGLPLLPCLTISSAIAQTTNASSKAPAAETVVAQSEAVPTEVRQGYTQLSQGLVDQAIATFQQAIQRYPNSTEAKLGLAIAYRRAGKDVQAFAAYQKVLDQDPKNVLALRSIGILGGFKPEWQAKGIEALTQLLALQPNDLEARAQRALLYGYQGKFSESLADYEQVLRAGKPTADVLLGAAQIYTYSGNSQRGLELFEQYRQVSGKAITGNATIAYGRALRETGNPSKAVQVLEAQLPKQLNDYAIQVRSELAQAYLANQQAAQALATLDPLRGRDEARLPLARALNEIGRQQARPDLQAEAATLYQQVLQATPNPSPSLIREVADVLSGIRGQEQTALALFRQLVQQNPNDRILNLQLLALESRLGSLPKAEVSQRLRGLLNPLPSDPAQLLAIAQALTRIEPDPELLPVYQSLLQAGVNEPFLHFRMAQLLIDRGDYANARAALATYRATPQGAQDLAVELLLADIDRREGNLEFAAQRYQALLASGTQDVDLINGAMRGLAGIRLAQNRPQEALYFYDQLVARNPNDWSIRLGRTAIAYQAKLISEFDADAVINQFLQFRPANTPQELYTLVGLLPARAYREPLYAALVAANPSNADVQVRWIQVMAARNPVQAQIMANRLLAQMQSGNLVSNLFLRGRLAEALGNLDQADQAYAAVLNLQPENIDAISALGGVRFQQRQFASAERLYTLVQVLQPENTTVQRTLADLSAASGKPLQALDRLEALKVQQQMTQGSLTDPSLVRRQQEIQEGYLQQRGFQPPWERY